A genome region from Hymenobacter tibetensis includes the following:
- a CDS encoding zinc dependent phospholipase C family protein codes for MVLLVVFMPASASGYSVLTHQANIDSSWSRCLLPMLQRRYPGATEEQLVDAKAYAYGGSILQDMGYYPMGSKLFTNLTHYVRSGDFVRNLLNEAQGRNEYAFALGALAHYTADIIGHPEGTNMAMPFVYPDLKQKYGNRITYEEAPIQHTQLEFAFDVVQLASGRYRTAEYQRAIGFKVAKPVLERAFYKTYDLELGQVVFNVDLAIGSFRFAVRQLIPIASRAAWQSKRKDIRRLSPRARRREYVFNQSEVEYRQRYGTDYQKPGTGARILSYFVRVLPKVGPLRPFAFKLPTPEAQELFKGSFRNVMTRYCQLVEAEPKDTLTLGRQPLPNTDFDTGQPTLVGEYELTDEAYGEWLRQLADNKFAGVTVPVRQNILSFFDTAPKKPLNEDEQKSSTRAKTLEALAQLRALSVK; via the coding sequence ATGGTGCTGTTGGTAGTGTTTATGCCGGCTTCGGCCTCGGGCTATTCAGTTCTTACTCATCAAGCCAACATCGACTCGTCATGGAGCCGCTGTTTGCTTCCCATGTTACAACGGCGCTACCCGGGTGCCACAGAAGAGCAACTCGTTGACGCTAAAGCTTACGCCTACGGAGGGTCGATTCTGCAGGATATGGGCTACTATCCTATGGGGTCCAAGCTGTTCACCAACCTAACCCACTACGTCCGGAGCGGCGACTTTGTCCGGAATCTGCTCAACGAAGCCCAAGGTCGCAATGAGTACGCGTTTGCTCTTGGCGCCCTGGCCCATTATACCGCTGATATTATTGGGCACCCAGAAGGTACCAACATGGCCATGCCTTTTGTGTACCCTGACTTGAAGCAGAAATACGGTAACCGCATCACGTATGAAGAAGCGCCCATTCAGCACACTCAGTTGGAGTTTGCTTTCGACGTGGTACAGCTGGCCTCCGGGCGCTACCGCACTGCCGAGTACCAACGGGCCATTGGGTTTAAGGTGGCTAAGCCAGTACTAGAGCGGGCTTTCTACAAAACCTATGACTTGGAGCTGGGGCAAGTGGTATTCAACGTAGATCTAGCAATTGGCTCGTTTCGGTTTGCCGTCCGTCAGCTGATTCCAATTGCCAGTCGAGCTGCTTGGCAGTCGAAACGAAAAGACATTCGGCGCTTAAGCCCAAGAGCCCGCCGGCGGGAATACGTGTTCAACCAGAGCGAAGTGGAATATCGGCAGCGCTACGGCACCGACTACCAAAAACCAGGGACAGGGGCACGTATTCTCTCGTATTTTGTGCGTGTACTCCCCAAAGTAGGGCCGCTCAGGCCATTTGCCTTCAAACTGCCCACTCCTGAAGCGCAGGAGTTGTTTAAAGGCAGTTTTCGCAATGTCATGACGCGCTACTGCCAATTGGTGGAAGCAGAGCCCAAGGATACGCTAACACTTGGCCGCCAACCACTCCCCAACACGGATTTCGATACCGGCCAGCCTACGTTGGTGGGGGAGTACGAGCTCACGGATGAAGCGTATGGCGAGTGGCTGCGTCAATTAGCCGACAATAAATTTGCGGGAGTTACAGTCCCGGTACGGCAAAACATTCTGAGCTTTTTCGACACTGCCCCTAAAAAACCACTGAACGAAGACGAGCAGAAGTCCAGCACTAGGGCCAAGACGTTGGAGGCGCTTGCGCAGCTTCGGGCGCTGTCTGTGAAATAA
- a CDS encoding FMN-dependent NADH-azoreductase, with protein sequence MHILHIISSPRKGASASIQLGNGILEQLQAINPGSTVQVRDLASNPFPHLEEAKLQSFFTPAESRTPEQQEAARHSDEAIAEVQAADVIVIGAPLYNFGIPSTLKAWIDHIARAGITFRYTESGPEGLIKGKKVYVAMSSGGIYSEGPSASYDFVAPYLQAVLGFLGMTDVTVIRAEGLALPGVQDTAVQKALDSVSSLLQPTEA encoded by the coding sequence ATGCACATTCTTCATATTATCTCTAGCCCGCGCAAAGGCGCCTCTGCAAGCATCCAACTCGGCAACGGCATTCTAGAGCAACTGCAGGCCATCAACCCAGGCAGCACCGTACAGGTGCGTGATTTGGCGAGCAACCCCTTCCCTCACTTAGAGGAAGCCAAGCTGCAATCCTTCTTCACCCCCGCGGAAAGCCGTACTCCCGAGCAGCAAGAAGCAGCCCGGCATTCCGACGAGGCCATTGCGGAAGTGCAAGCTGCCGACGTTATAGTAATTGGAGCTCCGCTCTACAACTTCGGCATTCCTTCTACGCTCAAAGCGTGGATCGACCATATTGCCCGGGCAGGCATCACGTTCCGCTATACTGAGTCAGGACCTGAAGGCCTAATCAAAGGCAAGAAAGTGTATGTGGCCATGTCAAGTGGCGGCATCTACTCGGAAGGCCCATCGGCTTCATATGACTTCGTTGCGCCGTATCTGCAAGCCGTACTAGGCTTCCTAGGCATGACCGACGTAACGGTAATACGCGCCGAAGGCCTTGCACTGCCCGGCGTGCAGGATACTGCCGTGCAGAAAGCTTTGGACAGCGTAAGCAGCTTGTTGCAGCCCACCGAAGCCTAA
- a CDS encoding efflux RND transporter permease subunit encodes MSLSSTSINRPVLAIVMSLVIVIFGVIGFRYLSIREYPSVDPPIISVSAAYTGASADVMQGQVTEPLEEALNGIAGIKNLTSNSRDGRTQITVEFDLDADLETAANDVRDKVSGAQGRLPRDIDPPVVSKANADSQPIVMTYLSSNQRDLLELTDYANNTLKERLQTIPGVSEVRVFGERRYSMRLWLDPVKLSALGVSPVDVQAALTRENVELPSGSVQGQATQLTLRTMGRLTTVEDFNNLIIRKDASSLVRLTDVGYAELYPENDQTIFKVNGVPMVGIAVIPQPGSNQIDIADEWNKRIELYGKDLPKDLVLKPGFDNSVFIRQSINEVEHTIVEAFVLVVVIIFLFLRDWRSTLIPVVAIPVSLVGIFFVMYLLDFSINVLTLLAIVLAIGLVVDDAIVVLENIYSRIEDGEDPKTAAIKGSEEILLAVVSTTVVLAAVFLPVVFLSGITGRLFREFGIVVAGSVLISAFVSLTLTPMMCSVLLKRQEKHNWFYRKTEPFFQRLIGGYKSSLETFLQNRWLAWLMVAGTGAGIWFFMGVIPSELAPVEDRSRINLNATGPEGASFEFMDAYMDQLSKLAADSTDNNSLSSVYAVTSPGFGGGSNSGRARVLLFDAEKRPLTQDQIASKLSAGVKRLSAARTSVSQDQSIGNGGGGLPVQFVVQTQDFEKLRAAVPKFLEAARQDPTFQYADVDLKFNKPELRVTIDREKAQSLGVSVQSISQTLQSGLSGQRYGYFIKDSKQYQIIGQVAREDRNQPLDVRLLSVKSADGQLVQLDNVIQLTESSTPPQLYRFNRYNSATFSASLAPGKTLGDGIAAMQAIADKQLDETFTTELSGTSRDFQESSSSLIFAFGLALVLIYLVLAAQFESFRDPIIIMVTVPLALSGALLSLWYFNQTLNLFSQIGIIMLIGLVTKNGILIVEFANQQVEQGKDYMTGLIEGATARFRPILMTSLCAMLGILPIAIATGAGALSRRAMGIGVVGGLFFATGLTLYVVPVMYSYFATAKKHSQKATEKKKAAVA; translated from the coding sequence ATGAGCTTATCATCAACTAGTATAAACCGCCCGGTCCTCGCCATCGTGATGAGCCTTGTCATCGTGATATTCGGCGTTATCGGTTTTCGGTACCTCAGCATTCGGGAGTATCCCAGCGTTGACCCGCCTATTATTTCAGTGTCGGCTGCATACACTGGCGCTTCTGCCGATGTAATGCAGGGCCAGGTGACGGAGCCGTTGGAAGAAGCGTTGAACGGCATTGCGGGTATCAAGAACCTGACTTCCAACTCGCGGGACGGCCGCACGCAGATTACGGTGGAATTCGACCTGGACGCCGACCTCGAAACCGCTGCCAACGACGTGCGCGACAAGGTATCGGGTGCGCAGGGCCGTCTGCCGCGCGATATCGACCCACCGGTTGTGAGCAAGGCCAATGCCGACTCGCAACCCATTGTTATGACCTACCTCAGTTCCAACCAACGCGACCTGTTGGAACTGACTGACTACGCCAATAACACCCTCAAAGAACGTCTGCAAACCATTCCGGGCGTATCGGAAGTGCGGGTATTTGGGGAGCGGAGGTATTCCATGCGGCTGTGGCTGGACCCCGTGAAACTGTCGGCGCTGGGTGTAAGCCCCGTGGATGTGCAGGCAGCCCTCACCCGTGAAAACGTGGAGTTGCCTAGCGGATCTGTGCAAGGCCAAGCCACTCAGCTTACGCTTCGCACCATGGGCCGCCTAACCACGGTCGAGGATTTCAACAACCTGATTATCCGTAAGGATGCTTCCTCTTTAGTGCGCCTAACTGACGTTGGTTACGCGGAGTTGTACCCTGAAAACGACCAGACTATTTTCAAAGTAAACGGCGTGCCGATGGTAGGCATTGCTGTTATTCCGCAGCCTGGCTCCAATCAAATCGACATTGCCGACGAGTGGAACAAGCGCATTGAACTCTATGGCAAAGACTTGCCCAAAGACTTGGTGCTCAAGCCAGGCTTCGATAACTCGGTGTTTATCCGCCAGTCTATTAACGAGGTAGAACACACCATCGTCGAGGCTTTCGTGCTCGTGGTAGTCATCATTTTCCTGTTCTTGCGCGACTGGCGCTCCACGCTGATTCCGGTGGTAGCTATTCCGGTATCGTTGGTGGGTATCTTCTTCGTGATGTACCTGCTCGACTTCTCTATCAATGTGCTTACGCTGCTGGCCATCGTACTTGCTATTGGCTTGGTGGTGGACGATGCTATTGTCGTGTTGGAGAACATTTACTCGCGCATCGAAGATGGCGAAGACCCCAAAACGGCTGCTATCAAGGGCTCCGAGGAAATTCTGCTGGCGGTAGTGAGTACCACGGTGGTACTGGCGGCAGTATTCCTGCCAGTGGTGTTTCTGTCAGGTATCACGGGGCGCCTGTTCCGCGAGTTCGGCATTGTGGTGGCGGGCTCGGTGCTGATTTCTGCTTTCGTGTCGCTCACACTCACGCCCATGATGTGCTCGGTGCTACTCAAGCGCCAGGAAAAGCATAACTGGTTTTATCGTAAAACGGAGCCTTTCTTCCAGCGCCTGATTGGCGGCTATAAAAGCAGTCTGGAAACCTTCCTGCAAAACCGCTGGCTGGCGTGGCTGATGGTGGCTGGCACTGGCGCCGGCATTTGGTTTTTCATGGGAGTCATTCCTTCGGAACTGGCGCCTGTGGAAGACCGGAGTCGCATCAACCTGAACGCTACTGGTCCTGAGGGCGCTTCGTTCGAATTCATGGACGCTTACATGGACCAGCTCAGTAAACTAGCTGCCGACTCAACGGACAACAACAGCTTGAGTAGCGTGTACGCCGTGACGTCGCCGGGCTTTGGAGGCGGCTCCAACTCGGGCCGGGCGCGTGTTCTGCTGTTTGATGCCGAAAAACGCCCACTCACACAGGACCAGATTGCATCCAAACTATCGGCGGGTGTGAAGCGCTTGTCAGCTGCTCGTACTTCGGTATCGCAAGACCAAAGCATTGGGAACGGTGGTGGCGGCCTGCCGGTGCAGTTCGTGGTGCAGACGCAGGATTTCGAGAAGTTGCGGGCCGCGGTGCCCAAGTTTCTGGAAGCCGCTCGCCAAGACCCCACCTTCCAGTACGCCGACGTGGACTTGAAATTCAACAAGCCCGAGCTGCGCGTTACCATCGACCGGGAGAAAGCCCAGAGCCTTGGTGTTTCGGTGCAGAGCATCTCGCAAACACTGCAATCGGGACTGAGCGGACAACGTTACGGCTACTTTATCAAGGACAGCAAACAGTACCAGATTATTGGACAGGTAGCGCGTGAAGACCGCAACCAGCCGCTGGATGTGCGTTTGCTGTCCGTGAAAAGCGCAGACGGCCAACTTGTGCAGCTCGACAACGTGATTCAACTAACGGAAAGCAGCACCCCGCCTCAGCTCTACCGTTTCAACCGCTACAACTCGGCTACCTTCTCGGCTTCGCTGGCTCCCGGTAAAACCTTAGGCGACGGTATTGCAGCCATGCAGGCCATTGCCGACAAGCAACTCGACGAAACCTTCACCACCGAGCTGTCGGGTACCTCCCGCGACTTTCAGGAAAGCTCTTCATCTTTGATTTTCGCATTCGGGCTGGCCCTGGTGCTGATTTACTTGGTACTGGCTGCTCAGTTTGAGAGCTTCCGCGACCCAATTATCATCATGGTGACGGTGCCCCTAGCGTTGTCTGGCGCATTGCTGAGCTTGTGGTATTTCAACCAGACGCTTAACCTGTTCTCCCAAATCGGTATCATTATGCTGATTGGGTTGGTAACCAAAAATGGTATCCTCATCGTGGAGTTTGCCAACCAGCAGGTGGAGCAAGGCAAAGACTATATGACTGGCCTGATTGAAGGAGCTACTGCCCGTTTCCGGCCTATCCTGATGACTAGCCTCTGCGCCATGCTGGGTATTCTGCCTATTGCTATTGCTACGGGGGCGGGAGCTTTGAGCCGGCGTGCTATGGGTATCGGGGTGGTAGGCGGCCTGTTCTTCGCAACGGGTCTTACTCTTTATGTCGTTCCGGTGATGTACTCATACTTCGCTACGGCCAAAAAGCATAGCCAGAAGGCCACCGAAAAGAAGAAAGCCGCTGTAGCTTAG
- a CDS encoding RagB/SusD family nutrient uptake outer membrane protein, whose amino-acid sequence MKPTRAALLGLLLTTVLSPGCQSFLDKEPLGTTTQDNLFKDATNAVQAINAVYDVAAWDQGPKWGDPNGQYVAQNFEWMFGDLMSDDSDKGGSSPSDFPSLIELKTWNTPSSSPIVNSLWTHSFTGIARANTVINSIDAGTIDEGLKSRLKGEALFLRAYFYFNLVKLYGGVPLFEKTLTPTEAPNATRATIAQTYAFIEKDLKDAAALLPEKSAYAAPDLGRATKGAATGYLARVIMYQLGTVNGNNHTWQEVYDITNTVIASNQYSLLANYAAIHQEVGENSSESLFEIQFGSDNNGYGPISVGTTSNIFQNNRNTFGYGFNNPTQSLVDEFEPNDPRREVTIIKDNDIVLGILNRIDLTQNATGYFNRKAAIIRPNAPESGPQNVRKLRYADILLMKAEAAAQTGKPAEAVALVNQVRRRARVSTRPPGTTLGSLTYEPTNAPAGTLPDLNMGLSGQALLTAIWKERRVEFGEESLRLWDLIRTGRYMAILTPEVRARALSHVAAEPSVNPTPLLPIPLNDAQSWKVPQNPGY is encoded by the coding sequence ATGAAACCCACACGCGCCGCTTTGCTCGGCCTACTACTGACTACGGTCCTGTCTCCGGGCTGCCAAAGCTTTCTAGACAAAGAGCCCCTCGGCACCACCACCCAGGACAATCTTTTCAAAGACGCCACCAATGCCGTGCAGGCCATCAACGCCGTGTACGACGTAGCCGCCTGGGACCAGGGCCCCAAATGGGGCGACCCCAACGGCCAGTACGTGGCCCAGAACTTCGAATGGATGTTTGGCGACTTGATGAGCGATGATTCCGATAAAGGGGGTAGTTCGCCCAGCGACTTTCCGTCCCTTATCGAGCTCAAAACCTGGAACACGCCGTCTAGCAGTCCCATCGTCAACTCGCTTTGGACCCACAGCTTCACGGGTATTGCACGAGCCAACACGGTTATTAACAGCATTGATGCGGGTACCATCGACGAGGGGCTCAAGTCGCGCTTGAAGGGCGAAGCCCTGTTCTTGCGGGCGTATTTCTACTTCAACTTAGTGAAGCTTTACGGGGGCGTTCCGCTGTTCGAGAAAACGCTGACGCCGACGGAAGCGCCCAACGCAACCCGCGCCACCATCGCGCAGACCTACGCCTTTATCGAGAAGGACCTGAAGGATGCCGCGGCGCTGCTACCTGAAAAAAGTGCTTATGCTGCCCCCGACCTAGGCCGCGCTACCAAAGGTGCTGCCACCGGCTACCTGGCGCGCGTTATCATGTACCAACTGGGCACCGTGAACGGCAACAACCACACGTGGCAGGAAGTGTATGACATCACGAACACCGTTATTGCCTCTAATCAGTACAGCCTGCTGGCCAACTATGCGGCCATTCACCAAGAGGTTGGCGAGAACAGCAGCGAATCGTTGTTCGAGATTCAGTTTGGATCGGACAACAACGGCTACGGTCCCATTTCGGTGGGCACCACCAGCAATATTTTTCAGAATAACCGCAACACGTTTGGCTACGGGTTCAATAACCCCACGCAGAGCTTGGTTGATGAGTTTGAACCCAATGACCCGCGCCGTGAAGTCACGATTATAAAGGACAATGACATTGTGCTGGGTATCCTCAACCGTATCGACCTCACCCAGAATGCCACTGGTTATTTCAACCGGAAGGCGGCCATTATCAGACCCAATGCCCCGGAGTCGGGACCTCAAAACGTCCGTAAGCTGCGTTACGCCGACATCCTGCTGATGAAAGCCGAAGCCGCTGCCCAGACCGGCAAACCTGCCGAAGCCGTGGCCCTAGTCAATCAGGTACGGCGGCGGGCGCGCGTTTCCACCCGGCCGCCGGGCACCACGCTAGGCTCCCTCACCTACGAACCTACCAACGCGCCAGCTGGCACGCTGCCAGACCTGAACATGGGCCTGTCAGGCCAAGCCTTACTAACGGCCATCTGGAAAGAGCGCCGGGTGGAGTTCGGAGAAGAGTCGCTGCGTCTTTGGGATCTGATTCGTACGGGACGCTACATGGCCATCCTAACACCAGAGGTGCGGGCTCGTGCGCTTTCGCACGTTGCTGCCGAGCCCTCCGTGAATCCGACGCCCTTGCTGCCCATTCCCCTGAATGACGCGCAAAGCTGGAAGGTGCCGCAAAACCCAGGGTATTAA
- a CDS encoding efflux RND transporter periplasmic adaptor subunit, whose translation MQTQEQEEIEVTRTSSSVGRKLLWTVLTLAIVAGLVFVKMKYFPSTTGDAKGGGGRGGAGAGGKGGKGGGQALPVQVYVVSPTNLSDQVAATGSVLADESVIIKSELSGKITSLNIKEGQPVRKGQLLFSINADEAQAGIRKQEYNIKLYRDQERRQRTLLEKEYISAQEYEQANNLYLTAQSDLQALRATLDRAFVRAPFDGVLGLTTATVGTYVSPGTEITTLSRVRPVKIDFAVPGRFANNVRVGDVVSVTDEGTNKQYDAKVYAIDPQIDPVSRTQPVRARYANTKNELRPGAFVKVNLKLGESTDALQVPTESVIPEASGYSVYTVKNGKMVPQKVKIGIRSDKVIQITDGLAVGDSVIRTGILQVKPGDAVRATK comes from the coding sequence ATGCAAACCCAAGAGCAAGAAGAAATTGAAGTAACTCGGACCTCAAGCAGCGTAGGCCGCAAGCTGCTCTGGACGGTGCTAACACTGGCAATAGTGGCAGGGTTGGTTTTTGTGAAGATGAAGTACTTTCCTTCCACCACCGGCGACGCGAAAGGTGGAGGGGGCCGTGGGGGTGCCGGAGCTGGTGGGAAAGGTGGCAAAGGTGGTGGACAGGCCTTGCCGGTTCAGGTGTATGTGGTGTCCCCAACCAACCTCTCCGACCAAGTGGCTGCCACTGGCTCGGTGCTGGCCGATGAATCTGTTATCATAAAGAGTGAGCTTTCAGGCAAGATAACTAGCCTCAACATCAAGGAAGGACAGCCAGTACGCAAAGGCCAATTGCTGTTCAGCATCAATGCCGACGAGGCTCAGGCAGGTATTCGGAAGCAGGAATACAACATCAAGCTCTACCGCGACCAAGAGCGCCGGCAGCGTACGTTGCTGGAAAAAGAATACATCAGCGCGCAGGAATACGAGCAAGCCAACAACCTCTACTTGACGGCACAATCGGATTTGCAAGCCTTGCGTGCAACCCTGGACCGTGCTTTCGTGCGGGCTCCCTTTGATGGGGTTCTGGGCCTGACCACTGCTACAGTAGGCACTTACGTTAGCCCTGGCACCGAAATAACGACTCTTTCGCGGGTGCGGCCCGTCAAAATTGACTTCGCGGTGCCAGGCCGTTTTGCCAACAATGTGCGAGTAGGCGACGTGGTAAGCGTGACGGACGAAGGCACCAACAAGCAGTACGATGCCAAGGTGTACGCCATTGATCCGCAGATCGACCCCGTGAGCCGCACCCAGCCAGTGCGGGCCCGCTACGCCAACACTAAAAACGAGTTACGGCCGGGGGCTTTCGTGAAAGTAAACCTGAAGCTCGGCGAATCGACGGATGCGTTGCAAGTACCTACCGAATCTGTGATTCCAGAGGCTAGCGGCTACAGTGTGTACACGGTAAAGAACGGGAAGATGGTGCCCCAAAAGGTAAAGATTGGCATCCGCTCCGATAAGGTGATTCAAATTACCGACGGTTTAGCCGTTGGGGACTCTGTGATTCGGACAGGTATACTGCAGGTTAAACCAGGAGATGCCGTGCGCGCAACTAAATAA
- a CDS encoding YciE/YciF ferroxidase family protein, translated as MGLFSDKLSTLDDLFHEQLKDLYSAENQLLEVLPQMADKAKDSGLKTAFQSHLQETKNQVARLEQIGKLLDISLTGHKCKAMEGILKEGSDMIHEDATDEVKDAGLIASAQRVEHYEIAGYGTAAHYAQRVGQPEAAALLHQTLNEEQAADTKLNNLAKNYINQKAL; from the coding sequence ATGGGCCTCTTCTCAGATAAACTTAGCACCCTCGACGACTTATTCCACGAGCAACTTAAAGACCTATACAGCGCCGAAAACCAGTTGCTAGAAGTACTGCCCCAGATGGCAGACAAAGCAAAAGACTCCGGTTTGAAAACCGCTTTCCAGAGCCACTTGCAGGAAACCAAAAACCAGGTAGCCCGCTTAGAGCAAATCGGCAAGCTGCTTGACATCAGCCTGACGGGCCACAAGTGCAAGGCTATGGAAGGCATCCTGAAGGAAGGCTCTGACATGATTCATGAGGATGCCACCGACGAGGTGAAAGACGCAGGCCTGATTGCTTCCGCACAGCGCGTCGAGCACTATGAAATTGCAGGATATGGTACGGCAGCCCACTACGCGCAGCGTGTCGGCCAGCCTGAAGCCGCTGCCTTGCTGCACCAGACACTCAACGAAGAACAAGCCGCTGACACCAAGCTCAACAACTTGGCGAAGAACTACATCAACCAGAAAGCGCTGTAA
- a CDS encoding TolC family protein — translation MRLLITSLLLLPSYMVFAQQPTQPARPTQEPRAKSQTEKPQTVAAAAPLTLAEAIRIGLENNYDIRVSRQDERIAENNVTRGNAGQLPVANGNFTRTFNINNTRQQREQSDPVVINGGKANSLNANATATWTVFDGLGMFIAYDRLKALNQSQRQFTRATIEETIANITDAYYVVVREFGKIGSIEEALKIGQARIDLTQARVDVGASAKVEVLTARVDFNADRSVLIQQQELLQRAKVNLNALLGRAPRIDFSPADSIVVSRSLTREEVNQALAQNNPRLQQAKLNTEVATYDRRLIRASRFPQLGLTGTYGVNRNINNAFLINTATGSVLGSNVNRVFGPSYGVVASVPIFDGFNRNRLEQNARIVEEQSKLLLDQTQLQLEAQAEQAFAQYQNRLQLLELEETNILLARENIAIALERYRLGLLTTLALREAQRTQLDAEVRLLDIRYQAKQAEIVLRRLSSGLVQAQ, via the coding sequence ATGCGCCTACTCATTACCTCCCTGCTGCTGTTGCCCTCCTACATGGTGTTTGCTCAGCAACCCACGCAGCCAGCGCGGCCTACGCAGGAGCCCCGAGCGAAGTCCCAGACGGAAAAGCCTCAAACGGTGGCGGCGGCAGCGCCCCTCACGTTGGCAGAGGCCATTCGCATCGGGTTGGAAAACAACTACGATATTCGGGTATCGCGGCAAGACGAGCGAATTGCGGAGAATAACGTAACCCGTGGCAACGCTGGGCAGCTGCCGGTAGCAAACGGGAATTTCACGCGCACATTCAACATCAACAATACTCGGCAACAACGAGAACAGTCGGATCCGGTTGTTATCAATGGCGGCAAAGCAAACTCGTTGAACGCGAATGCAACGGCTACCTGGACTGTTTTTGATGGACTAGGCATGTTTATCGCCTACGACCGGCTGAAGGCGCTCAACCAAAGTCAGCGCCAATTCACGCGCGCAACCATTGAAGAAACCATAGCCAACATCACTGATGCTTATTATGTGGTGGTGCGGGAGTTCGGAAAGATTGGCTCCATCGAAGAAGCCCTCAAAATCGGGCAAGCCCGGATTGACCTCACGCAGGCCCGGGTGGATGTAGGGGCCAGTGCCAAGGTGGAAGTGCTAACGGCACGCGTCGATTTCAACGCCGACCGTTCTGTGCTGATTCAGCAGCAGGAGCTTCTCCAACGGGCCAAAGTCAACCTCAATGCCTTGCTAGGCCGTGCCCCCCGCATCGACTTCAGCCCCGCCGACTCGATAGTAGTATCCCGTAGCTTGACCCGGGAAGAAGTGAATCAGGCGTTGGCACAGAACAACCCACGTTTGCAACAGGCCAAGCTCAACACTGAGGTAGCCACCTACGACCGACGCCTGATCCGCGCTTCGCGCTTCCCGCAGCTTGGGCTGACCGGTACATACGGCGTGAACCGCAACATCAACAACGCCTTCCTGATCAACACGGCAACGGGCAGCGTACTCGGCTCGAACGTCAACCGGGTGTTTGGTCCCAGCTACGGTGTGGTTGCCTCCGTTCCTATATTCGACGGCTTCAACCGCAACCGCCTCGAGCAGAACGCGCGCATTGTGGAAGAGCAAAGCAAGCTCCTGCTCGACCAAACCCAGCTACAGCTGGAGGCGCAGGCAGAGCAGGCTTTTGCGCAATACCAGAACCGCCTTCAATTGCTGGAGCTAGAGGAAACCAACATTCTGCTGGCCCGCGAGAACATTGCCATTGCGTTGGAGCGGTACCGATTAGGGCTGCTCACCACTTTGGCCCTGCGGGAAGCCCAGCGCACGCAGCTAGATGCCGAAGTCCGCTTGCTTGACATCCGCTACCAGGCAAAACAAGCAGAAATAGTGTTGCGCCGTTTGAGCAGCGGCCTAGTACAGGCTCAGTAG
- a CDS encoding response regulator: protein MTPATIRLAVADDHILFRKGLRALISGFPGMEVLFEAGDGEELLQRLDQGNLPEVILMDLQMPNLDGLQTVRLLRAQYPRIRVIIISMHDEPELIESLKAEGAHGYLLKNASPEEVRGAIMAAAIENRSAMTAQLG, encoded by the coding sequence ATGACACCTGCAACAATCCGTTTGGCCGTAGCTGATGACCATATTCTATTTCGAAAAGGCCTGCGTGCCCTCATCAGTGGATTCCCCGGCATGGAGGTCCTTTTTGAAGCAGGCGACGGCGAAGAGTTGCTTCAGCGGCTCGACCAAGGCAATCTTCCAGAAGTTATATTGATGGATTTGCAGATGCCCAACTTAGATGGGCTGCAAACCGTTCGTCTGCTGCGTGCGCAATACCCCCGTATTCGCGTCATCATTATTTCTATGCACGACGAGCCCGAGCTAATAGAGAGCTTGAAGGCCGAGGGTGCTCATGGCTATCTGCTCAAGAATGCCAGTCCTGAAGAGGTCCGCGGCGCTATTATGGCAGCAGCCATTGAAAACCGTTCGGCTATGACTGCCCAGCTAGGATAG
- a CDS encoding MGMT family protein codes for MSLPRNPTEASRNFFQEVQEVVRLIPRGRVSTYGAIAHYLGARHGARMVGYALIAAVPARGLDDIPAQRVVNRNGLLTGRMHFATPTAMQEALEAEGVRVVDDQVVEFKQLFWDPSTELE; via the coding sequence ATGAGCCTGCCACGCAACCCTACGGAAGCCAGCCGTAATTTTTTTCAGGAAGTACAGGAGGTAGTGCGGCTAATACCACGTGGCCGGGTTTCCACGTATGGCGCTATTGCCCACTACCTAGGAGCCCGGCATGGTGCGCGCATGGTTGGCTATGCGCTTATTGCGGCGGTTCCTGCTCGCGGCCTCGATGATATTCCGGCGCAACGCGTAGTAAACCGCAACGGGCTGCTCACTGGCCGCATGCACTTCGCCACGCCCACAGCCATGCAAGAAGCCCTCGAAGCAGAAGGCGTCCGCGTAGTTGATGATCAGGTAGTGGAATTCAAGCAGTTGTTCTGGGACCCGAGTACGGAATTAGAATAG